One Nostoc punctiforme PCC 73102 DNA window includes the following coding sequences:
- a CDS encoding PstS family phosphate ABC transporter substrate-binding protein, with amino-acid sequence MSFHSRLKDGFLLTFLMLITSSITACNSGQELKSQVSIDGAAVGFPVSLAVAEEYEKVKPEAKVSVASSGTGGGFSKFCNGDIDIAGASRTIRDEEIKKCKSKNIDFVELPIALDGIAVIANRQNNFAKCLTIKELGKIWGAKSDGKILNWNQVNPKFPNQKLKLYAPASDTGTFDYMTQAVTGKAKNGRTDYTPSHNQNLLVQGVSGDVSSLGYVGISYYIQNQEKLNLVAVESPTGKCEKPVPVDNVIKNIYTPLSRPLFIYVSKKSLDTKPAVKEFVDFYLENSWKWVDSVGYVALPDEAYVKVKQKFATGETGTKFKKAKPGEPITNFI; translated from the coding sequence ATGAGCTTTCATAGCCGATTGAAAGATGGCTTTTTACTCACCTTCTTAATGCTGATTACTAGCAGTATCACGGCTTGTAATAGCGGACAGGAATTAAAAAGTCAAGTGAGTATTGACGGTGCTGCTGTAGGTTTTCCTGTTTCTTTAGCAGTTGCAGAAGAATATGAAAAGGTGAAACCTGAAGCAAAAGTTAGCGTTGCTTCAAGTGGAACTGGTGGTGGTTTCAGTAAATTTTGTAATGGTGATATTGATATTGCCGGTGCTTCTCGTACCATTCGAGATGAAGAAATCAAAAAATGTAAAAGTAAGAATATTGATTTTGTCGAGTTACCTATAGCTTTAGATGGTATCGCTGTGATTGCTAACCGTCAAAATAACTTCGCCAAATGTCTAACAATTAAAGAATTGGGAAAAATTTGGGGTGCTAAATCAGACGGTAAAATTTTAAATTGGAATCAAGTTAATCCCAAATTTCCTAACCAAAAGCTGAAACTGTATGCTCCAGCTTCCGATACTGGAACCTTTGATTATATGACTCAAGCTGTTACAGGTAAAGCCAAAAATGGCCGCACAGATTACACTCCCAGCCACAATCAAAACCTTTTAGTACAAGGAGTATCCGGCGATGTCTCATCATTGGGTTATGTCGGGATATCTTATTACATTCAAAACCAAGAAAAACTCAATCTGGTTGCTGTAGAAAGTCCTACTGGAAAGTGCGAAAAACCAGTGCCAGTAGATAATGTGATCAAAAACATCTACACACCTTTATCTCGTCCTCTGTTTATCTATGTCAGTAAAAAGTCTTTAGATACAAAGCCAGCAGTCAAAGAATTTGTAGATTTTTATCTAGAAAATTCTTGGAAGTGGGTAGATAGTGTTGGTTATGTGGCATTACCCGATGAAGCTTATGTCAAGGTTAAACAAAAATTTGCTACGGGTGAAACTGGGACAAAGTTTAAAAAAGCAAAACCAGGTGAACCCATCACAAACTTTATTTAA
- a CDS encoding sulfate ABC transporter substrate-binding protein produces MSESQQTAHLSKLLTERMQSYVMKALHTIQLSYQQTIRNWLNRHTVQSFVSLFLVGAFLSITVASCSGSSSASKNDVKLKLVSFSVTKAAHDQIIPKFVEKWKQEHNQNVTFEQSYGGSVAQAAAVIAGSQEADIVHLALPLDVSKIQQAGLIKSGWETKAPRNGIVSRSVAAIVTREGNPKGINTWADLAKDGVKVIAANPKTSGIAIWEFLAFWGSVTLTGGDEATALDYVTKVYKNTPILTKDAREASDLFFQKGQGDVLINYENEVILAGKNGAKLPYVVPQVNISIDNAVAIVDKNVDKHGTREVAQAFVDFLYSTEAQREFAKLQYRPVNPTVTQEVASQPPPIKTLFTSQDLGGWDIIQKKFFGDGAIFDKVQAASKA; encoded by the coding sequence ATGAGCGAGTCGCAACAAACGGCACATTTGAGTAAATTGCTAACTGAAAGAATGCAGTCTTATGTCATGAAAGCATTGCATACTATACAACTCTCATATCAACAGACAATTAGAAATTGGTTGAATAGACACACTGTGCAAAGCTTTGTGAGTCTCTTTCTAGTAGGTGCTTTTTTGAGTATAACAGTTGCCTCCTGCTCTGGAAGCAGTTCAGCTAGCAAAAATGATGTCAAATTGAAACTCGTTTCTTTCTCTGTCACCAAAGCGGCTCATGACCAGATAATCCCCAAATTTGTCGAAAAATGGAAGCAAGAACATAACCAAAACGTCACATTTGAGCAGAGTTATGGTGGTTCTGTAGCTCAAGCGGCGGCTGTGATTGCTGGTTCCCAAGAAGCAGATATAGTACATTTGGCGCTTCCTCTGGATGTCAGCAAAATTCAGCAAGCAGGTTTGATTAAATCGGGTTGGGAAACCAAAGCTCCGAGAAATGGTATTGTTAGTAGATCGGTTGCTGCGATCGTCACTCGCGAAGGCAATCCCAAAGGCATCAATACTTGGGCAGACTTGGCAAAAGATGGCGTGAAAGTGATTGCAGCTAACCCAAAAACTTCTGGTATTGCTATTTGGGAATTCTTGGCTTTTTGGGGTTCGGTAACTCTAACAGGCGGTGATGAGGCAACAGCGCTAGATTATGTCACTAAAGTTTATAAAAATACCCCTATTTTAACGAAAGATGCCCGTGAGGCTAGCGATTTATTCTTCCAAAAAGGTCAGGGAGATGTTTTAATTAACTACGAAAATGAGGTAATTTTGGCGGGTAAAAATGGGGCTAAGTTGCCTTATGTTGTACCCCAAGTGAATATCTCCATTGATAATGCTGTAGCAATAGTAGATAAAAACGTTGATAAGCACGGTACAAGAGAAGTTGCACAAGCCTTTGTTGATTTTCTTTACTCAACAGAAGCTCAACGGGAATTTGCAAAATTACAATATCGTCCTGTTAACCCCACAGTTACCCAAGAAGTAGCCTCACAACCTCCGCCAATTAAAACTTTATTCACATCTCAAGATTTAGGTGGCTGGGATATTATCCAGAAAAAGTTTTTTGGGGATGGGGCAATTTTTGACAAAGTTCAAGCTGCCAGCAAAGCATGA
- a CDS encoding antitoxin family protein gives MVEKITAVFNGKVFYPAEPIALPINTRVRISIEILPPSEHETVSFLQTARSLNLDGPPDWSSNIDKYLYSK, from the coding sequence ATGGTAGAAAAAATCACAGCTGTGTTTAATGGCAAAGTCTTCTATCCGGCTGAACCGATCGCACTGCCAATCAATACCCGCGTGCGAATCAGTATTGAAATTTTACCGCCAAGCGAACACGAAACGGTGTCATTTCTGCAAACGGCGCGATCGCTCAACCTAGATGGGCCACCTGACTGGTCTAGCAATATAGATAAATATTTGTACAGTAAGTAA
- a CDS encoding type II toxin-antitoxin system VapC family toxin translates to MHSEVFLDTSFAIALSAPSDRLHDRALHLAKMLQAAETHLVTTQAVMLEIGNALSQQPYRQAAIILLNSLVADSKVEIVPLSQELYERAFELYRERTEKEWGFVDCVSFIVMQYSGITEALTADEHFQQAGFRALLRESLP, encoded by the coding sequence ATGCATTCTGAAGTCTTTCTTGATACATCATTTGCCATTGCTTTATCTGCACCGAGCGATCGCTTGCATGACCGAGCCTTACATCTGGCTAAAATGTTACAAGCGGCAGAAACTCATTTGGTGACAACACAGGCGGTAATGTTGGAAATTGGCAATGCCTTATCTCAACAACCTTATCGTCAGGCGGCAATTATATTATTAAATTCTTTAGTAGCAGACTCCAAAGTAGAAATTGTCCCTCTCTCTCAAGAACTTTACGAACGTGCTTTTGAGCTATATCGGGAACGAACTGAGAAAGAGTGGGGATTTGTGGATTGCGTATCTTTTATTGTGATGCAATATAGCGGAATCACTGAAGCACTGACTGCTGATGAGCATTTTCAACAAGCAGGATTTCGAGCTTTACTGCGAGAAAGCTTGCCTTAA
- a CDS encoding tetratricopeptide repeat protein, with protein MNAEEFLNQGLNHSLQGDYQEANAAYTQAIKLNPNFAEAYHNRGIILTDQLKDYRGAIADFNRAIEINPNFATAYYHRGNAHYFLGDYQGAIADYNQALEIDPNLAQFYHSRGNAYFALEKYDKAIADYIQTIETSTQLADNINIDIANAYHNRGVVCFEKGDRQGAIADFQQALQWYPNFAAAYSNRGNIHHILGNFKEAIADHDRALQLDPKLAEAYHNRGNAHYSLENYQSAIADYNRALEINPRFAGAYYNRGLVLAHLKEYHRAIEDFNQALKFNPDDVQAYCERGLVRSTLEDYEGAIADYDRALQENPTLALVYGFRANALRRLGDYQGAIEDSNRLLQLNPSLAEGYCDRAAARRSLGDHKGAIKDYDRALQINDQLAAAYYGRGIAREALKDLQGAIDDNTQAIELVPEFSQAYCNRGNTRRLLGDEQGAIADYNQALKINPDLIEAYYNRGSTHYALEAYESAIADYTQALQINPQSAAFYSDRANARYALEDYQGAIEDYSRAIAIDSSFAEDWYNRGRSRSLLGDLQGALTDLNQALQLQPHWASAYILRADVYQNLGDSQGAIADFQKSADLYYQEGNVQYYQQIMELIQQLQ; from the coding sequence ATGAATGCTGAAGAATTTTTAAACCAAGGATTGAACCATAGTTTGCAAGGCGATTATCAAGAAGCGAACGCAGCTTATACCCAGGCAATCAAGCTCAACCCTAACTTTGCTGAAGCTTACCATAATCGAGGAATTATTCTTACCGATCAACTCAAAGATTATCGTGGTGCGATCGCAGATTTTAATCGGGCTATAGAAATCAATCCTAATTTTGCCACAGCCTATTATCACCGGGGTAATGCACATTACTTTTTAGGCGATTATCAAGGAGCGATCGCAGATTATAATCAAGCATTAGAAATCGATCCCAATCTCGCCCAATTTTACCACAGCCGGGGTAATGCCTACTTTGCCTTAGAAAAATACGACAAAGCGATCGCTGACTATATCCAAACAATAGAAACTAGTACCCAGTTAGCTGATAATATCAATATTGATATTGCTAATGCTTATCATAATCGGGGTGTAGTTTGTTTTGAAAAGGGCGATCGTCAAGGAGCAATCGCAGATTTTCAACAAGCTTTACAGTGGTATCCCAATTTTGCCGCAGCTTACAGCAATCGGGGTAATATTCACCATATCTTAGGAAATTTCAAGGAAGCGATCGCCGATCATGACCGAGCATTACAATTAGATCCGAAGTTGGCGGAGGCTTATCATAATCGAGGTAATGCCCACTACTCTTTAGAAAATTATCAAAGTGCGATCGCAGATTACAACCGCGCTCTAGAAATCAATCCCAGGTTTGCTGGAGCATATTACAACCGGGGTTTGGTTCTAGCTCATCTCAAAGAATATCACCGAGCAATTGAGGATTTTAATCAAGCGCTAAAGTTCAATCCTGATGATGTGCAAGCTTATTGTGAACGAGGTCTTGTCCGTAGTACCCTTGAAGACTATGAGGGTGCGATCGCCGATTATGATCGAGCGTTACAAGAAAATCCGACTCTAGCTTTAGTATATGGCTTTCGGGCCAATGCTCTCCGCCGACTGGGAGACTATCAAGGCGCAATTGAAGATAGCAATCGGTTATTACAACTCAATCCTAGTTTAGCTGAAGGATATTGCGATCGCGCTGCGGCTCGTCGTTCTTTAGGAGATCATAAAGGAGCAATTAAAGACTACGATCGGGCATTACAGATTAACGATCAATTAGCCGCAGCTTATTATGGTCGTGGAATTGCCCGTGAAGCTCTGAAAGATTTACAGGGAGCAATTGATGATAATACCCAAGCGATAGAGTTGGTTCCTGAATTTTCGCAAGCGTATTGTAATCGAGGAAATACTCGTCGTCTTTTGGGGGATGAACAAGGAGCGATCGCAGATTATAATCAAGCATTAAAAATTAATCCCGATTTAATTGAAGCATATTACAATCGCGGTTCAACGCATTACGCTTTAGAAGCTTATGAAAGTGCGATCGCAGATTACACGCAAGCTTTACAAATAAATCCTCAATCTGCTGCATTTTACAGCGATCGCGCTAATGCCCGCTATGCTCTAGAAGATTATCAAGGAGCAATAGAAGATTACAGTCGGGCGATCGCGATCGACTCCAGCTTTGCCGAAGACTGGTACAATCGGGGTCGTAGTCGTTCTCTATTGGGAGATTTACAGGGAGCGCTCACAGACTTAAACCAAGCCTTACAACTTCAGCCTCATTGGGCTTCAGCTTACATCCTGCGAGCAGATGTCTACCAAAATCTGGGTGATTCTCAAGGAGCAATTGCGGATTTCCAAAAATCCGCAGATTTGTATTACCAAGAGGGAAATGTTCAGTATTATCAACAAATTATGGAGCTAATTCAACAGCTTCAATAA
- a CDS encoding FAD-dependent oxidoreductase: MFKDLVLIGGGHSHAIALKMFGMKPLPGVRLTLITANQKTAYSGMLPGHIAGFYTHDECHIDLKPLANFAQANLYIDRVVALDLENNKVLCANGLAVDFDVLSIDIGSTPARVSVSGAAEYTIAAKPVSQLLEHWYELIAAVGKNPQEAIRIAIAGGGAGGVELALAMQSHLHQILHQNQQPIQNLEIHLFQRNIQLMPNYHQSVRHQLQQILTERGIKLYLGENVCNIAPKNSKETRETFEIKCNSGLRVECNKIFWVTQASAPEWLKIAGLGTDEQGFILVEDTLQSQTHPQVFASGDIATMLNYPRPKAGVFAVRQGKPLFNNLQRIILGKSLKPYKPQQQYLSLIGTGDGKAIATKGIFTLPPHKLLWHYKDCIDRRFMKRFRFE; encoded by the coding sequence ATGTTTAAAGACTTAGTGCTGATTGGTGGCGGTCACAGCCATGCAATTGCCCTGAAAATGTTTGGAATGAAGCCGTTACCCGGAGTGCGTTTGACGTTGATTACTGCAAATCAAAAGACAGCCTACTCTGGAATGTTACCAGGACATATTGCTGGATTTTACACCCATGATGAATGTCATATTGATTTGAAACCATTGGCTAACTTTGCTCAAGCAAATTTGTATATTGACAGAGTAGTTGCCCTAGACTTGGAAAACAACAAAGTTCTCTGTGCTAACGGATTGGCGGTAGATTTTGATGTGCTGTCTATTGATATTGGCAGCACTCCGGCCAGAGTGTCTGTATCAGGAGCAGCAGAATATACGATCGCAGCTAAACCAGTATCCCAGCTATTGGAACATTGGTATGAACTAATTGCAGCTGTAGGTAAAAATCCTCAAGAAGCAATTCGGATTGCGATCGCAGGTGGAGGTGCTGGCGGTGTAGAATTGGCGTTGGCGATGCAATCTCATTTACATCAGATTTTACATCAAAATCAACAACCAATTCAAAATCTGGAAATTCATTTATTTCAGCGTAACATACAACTGATGCCCAATTATCATCAATCAGTACGGCATCAACTTCAGCAGATTCTCACCGAGCGGGGTATTAAGCTATATCTTGGAGAAAATGTGTGTAATATCGCACCTAAAAACTCCAAGGAAACTAGAGAAACATTTGAAATTAAGTGCAACTCTGGTTTGAGAGTAGAGTGTAATAAAATTTTTTGGGTAACACAAGCTTCAGCACCCGAATGGTTAAAAATTGCGGGATTAGGAACTGATGAGCAAGGTTTTATTCTGGTAGAAGACACGTTACAATCTCAAACGCACCCGCAGGTATTTGCATCTGGTGACATCGCCACAATGTTAAATTATCCGCGTCCAAAAGCTGGGGTATTTGCTGTTAGACAAGGTAAACCTTTATTTAATAATTTGCAGCGAATTATATTAGGGAAATCGCTCAAACCCTATAAGCCGCAGCAACAATATTTAAGTCTAATTGGTACAGGAGATGGAAAAGCGATCGCAACCAAAGGCATCTTTACTTTACCACCTCATAAACTCTTGTGGCATTACAAAGATTGCATTGACCGCCGCTTCATGAAACGCTTCCGTTTTGAATAA
- a CDS encoding pentapeptide repeat-containing protein translates to MLTVIINYFHTVKKNSSINNSQLVKICLGIQAFQKQVNQTQDKSPKEHLRRAIEQLESNTIENSLAVINDLELIAKNHPQYHWIIMNILTIFIRNNTLYIPQEEVTINLLEKVRLNIQAALSVIAKRDINKDPENEQLDLSYIDMRGANLNKANLQQTNLYQANLAGANLTEANLAGAILSAANLEGANLYLANLEGAILSAANLKGANLKGANLHCASLYLADLHGAILNDAILDGANLREAKFSE, encoded by the coding sequence ATGTTGACAGTAATCATTAATTATTTTCATACTGTAAAAAAAAATTCATCAATTAATAACAGTCAATTAGTAAAAATATGTCTGGGGATACAGGCTTTCCAAAAACAAGTTAACCAAACTCAGGATAAGTCCCCAAAAGAGCATTTAAGAAGAGCAATTGAACAACTAGAAAGTAATACAATAGAAAACAGTCTAGCTGTAATTAATGATTTAGAGCTAATTGCCAAAAATCATCCACAGTACCACTGGATAATTATGAACATTCTTACTATTTTTATCCGAAACAATACTCTTTATATACCTCAAGAAGAAGTAACGATTAATCTGCTAGAAAAAGTTCGTCTAAATATTCAAGCAGCCCTTAGCGTTATCGCTAAAAGAGATATAAATAAAGACCCAGAAAATGAGCAGCTTGATTTAAGTTATATCGATATGAGAGGAGCAAACCTGAATAAGGCGAATCTACAACAGACAAATCTTTATCAAGCTAATCTTGCTGGGGCGAACCTTACAGAAGCTAATCTTGCAGGAGCAATTCTCAGTGCAGCTAACCTCGAAGGTGCGAACTTATATTTAGCTAACCTCGAAGGGGCAATTCTTAGTGCAGCAAACCTAAAAGGAGCTAACTTAAAAGGGGCTAACCTGCATTGTGCAAGCTTATATCTAGCTGATTTACATGGGGCAATTCTCAATGATGCCATACTTGATGGGGCTAACCTTAGAGAAGCTAAATTCTCTGAGTAA
- a CDS encoding pentapeptide repeat-containing protein: MSSKKTDTLLNWLITITVIFGCSLIVIFFALSSIKELSIQEKIQYRNQALTTAAIVFLASAAMFNTYYAAKRVQAMQKNAIAAEKNLEIGLQNAKLNQDRLISERFMGAISQLGHDKVETRTGAIYALERVAQDFPKEHWTIMEILTAFVRENAAIQQVKVEQQKPEYAPDAYSGRRRGGSRPTQQLEQNLHEEFPTIRTDIQAALTVIGRRNLLEDPKDQKLDLRHIDIRRADLLGVNLQQADLRGSDLSGADLRGADLSEADLNGAKLIRSILYETKLLQASLCGANLCWANLNRANLSGANLRSANLSGASLRIANLQGANLYKANLQQATLKVANLSGAKLFLANLQGAKLGKANLNLTGLIGANLSGANLNGANLSGANLNAAKLHQTEVYFANLSEASLTEADLHQANLIGANLHRATFYQANLTQANLMGANFLEADLSDVKLEGTILTGAKNLELHQIRKALGDRTTRLPDYIEAPTDWRQSG, from the coding sequence ATGTCTTCTAAAAAGACAGACACTCTGTTGAATTGGTTGATAACTATAACAGTTATATTTGGCTGCTCATTGATTGTAATTTTCTTTGCTTTATCCAGTATTAAAGAATTGTCAATTCAGGAAAAAATTCAGTACAGAAACCAAGCTTTAACAACTGCTGCAATAGTTTTTCTGGCATCGGCGGCAATGTTTAATACCTATTACGCAGCAAAGCGGGTCCAAGCGATGCAGAAAAATGCGATCGCAGCTGAGAAAAACCTCGAAATTGGCCTTCAAAATGCCAAACTCAATCAAGATAGATTGATTTCAGAACGCTTTATGGGGGCAATTTCCCAGCTTGGTCATGATAAAGTTGAAACCCGAACAGGTGCAATTTATGCCTTAGAAAGAGTTGCTCAGGATTTTCCTAAAGAACACTGGACAATCATGGAAATCCTTACTGCCTTTGTGCGAGAAAATGCAGCTATCCAGCAGGTGAAGGTTGAGCAACAAAAGCCGGAATATGCACCAGATGCTTATTCAGGTAGGCGTAGAGGTGGGTCGCGTCCGACACAGCAGTTAGAGCAAAATCTCCATGAAGAATTTCCAACAATCCGCACTGATATTCAAGCAGCCCTAACTGTTATCGGCAGGCGTAATTTACTCGAAGACCCAAAAGATCAGAAACTTGATTTACGTCATATCGACATCAGACGAGCAGACCTGCTAGGAGTTAACCTACAACAAGCAGATTTACGTGGTTCTGACTTGAGCGGGGCTGACTTGCGTGGAGCCGACTTGAGTGAGGCTGACTTAAACGGCGCTAAACTCATTAGGTCTATTCTCTATGAAACCAAATTACTACAAGCCAGCCTCTGTGGAGCTAATCTATGTTGGGCTAATCTTAATCGTGCTAATCTCTCAGGGGCTAACCTGCGTTCAGCCAACCTTTCTGGAGCAAGTCTGCGTATAGCGAATCTCCAAGGAGCAAACCTCTATAAAGCCAACTTGCAACAAGCAACTTTGAAAGTCGCCAATCTCTCTGGCGCAAAGCTGTTTTTAGCCAACTTGCAAGGTGCAAAACTGGGTAAAGCCAACCTAAATCTAACGGGTTTGATAGGTGCTAATCTTTCAGGGGCTAACCTGAATGGAGCCAACCTTTCTGGGGCTAACTTGAATGCAGCCAAACTCCACCAAACAGAAGTCTATTTTGCCAATCTCTCAGAAGCCAGTTTAACGGAAGCTGACCTGCATCAGGCAAACCTGATTGGAGCCAACCTGCATAGAGCGACCTTTTATCAAGCTAACCTGACTCAGGCAAACCTGATGGGAGCTAACTTCTTAGAAGCTGACCTCAGTGATGTCAAACTGGAAGGGACAATTTTAACAGGGGCTAAAAACTTAGAGTTGCATCAGATTAGAAAGGCACTTGGCGATCGCACCACTCGCCTACCTGATTATATAGAAGCACCAACAGATTGGCGGCAATCAGGTTGA
- a CDS encoding response regulator, whose product MATKQILVVDNEQYIQEVAKICLETVAGWKVETASSGEEGIMKAETYQPDAILLDVMMPDMDGIATFEKLQANPVTKKIPVILLTAKIQASDRRRYNQMGMIGAIAKPFNPLELAAEVALALGWSLEK is encoded by the coding sequence ATGGCAACAAAGCAAATTCTAGTGGTTGATAACGAGCAGTATATTCAAGAAGTTGCCAAGATTTGCTTGGAAACGGTTGCAGGCTGGAAAGTTGAAACAGCGAGTTCAGGTGAAGAGGGGATAATGAAAGCTGAGACTTACCAACCAGATGCGATTTTACTAGATGTAATGATGCCAGATATGGATGGGATTGCCACCTTTGAAAAGTTACAAGCTAATCCGGTAACTAAAAAAATTCCCGTAATTTTGTTAACTGCCAAAATCCAGGCTTCCGATCGCCGTCGTTATAATCAGATGGGAATGATTGGTGCGATCGCTAAACCATTTAATCCGCTAGAATTAGCTGCTGAAGTAGCCTTAGCACTGGGTTGGAGTCTGGAAAAATAA